The Arachis hypogaea cultivar Tifrunner chromosome 19, arahy.Tifrunner.gnm2.J5K5, whole genome shotgun sequence genome has a window encoding:
- the LOC112777266 gene encoding uncharacterized protein: MFKSWSKKNKIKAVFKLEFQATQVPKMKKSALMVSLVPDDVGKPTVKLEKTEVQDGACIWENPVFESVKLVRDAKSGKIHEKIYHFIVSTGSSKSGFLGEASIDFADFVAEAEPMTVSLPLKFANSGVVLHVTIQNVEGYTAERIGEDNGAEELYNDTTLRHQLSFGSTEESYNVEENGNMAKTRSGYSEQNASNGISPGVASWEDPYSFRNTSLPSSKGTGEATENQVHKRSNTNWSLGSGSDGSLNSLEDSLPRFQGHSDNTIEKLKSEITSLKRQAEVSDLELQSLRKQIEKESTRGQNLSRQIISLREERDVFKLKYEKLQSQQSYNDESKASRALKSEIEDTRIQLEAVKEELVYEKETSANLQLQLHKTQSSNSELLLAVTDLEAMLEQKNKEMSDLSTNVKSQNSTSQRGHARELDFLRQKIEDQNGEINMYCKQNEELNEHIKELTLEYDLLKKENVDITLRLKQDEVQHLKLQNEHSASLATIQLLESQVERLEERIKMLEDEHSTSLVYIKELENEVKSLEKELKMQEEKFEDDMRAIQRAKAEQEERASQAEEALKKTRHNNAVASERFQEEYRLLSVEMAAKVEENEKMNDKAAAEADELRQKNRLIEEMLQKCNQELRLISDQHELKQQELLKQIDSKGKAMEHMSHELEVKSKQLEEAKRQRDEKEAAFSKQIQLLRSQIKTLLAEECTLSKSKLKKNTAEMVRIDAQTTNDEEMVLSTLLSEVEIFKVQHNETKQSLHKEQVEKECMKKQISQLEGELKKKEAELSAMEKKIRNNKGRDYAAPLSSAKAQIKKSKPEIEKGTDAGSKSAKNQDSEVRMHELLNEVSALKEKNKNMESELKEMEDRYSEISLKFAEVEGERQQLVMAVRNLKNGKKN; the protein is encoded by the exons ATGTTCAAGTCATGGAGCAAGAAGAACAAGATCAAAGCTGTGTTCAAACTCGAATTTCAGGCAACTCag GTGCCAAAGATGAAGAAGTCTGCACTGATGGTATCTTTGGTTCCAGATGATGTTGGGAAACCAACTGTGAAACTGGAGAAAACTGAAGTTCAAGATGGGGCCTGCATATGGGAGAATCCAGTTTTTGAATCAGTTAAACTTGTTAGGGATGCTAAATCAGGAAAAATCCATGAGAAAATCTACCATTTCATTGTTTCCACT GGATCTTCAAAATCTGGCTTTCTTGGGGAAGCCTCAATTGATTTTGCTGATTTTGTAGCAGAAGCTGAGCCAATGACTGTCTCTCTACCCTTAAAATTCGCCAATTCCGGTGTAGTGTTACAT GTGACAATTCAGAATGTGGAAGGATATACTGCTGAAAG AATTGGAGAAGATAATGGAGCTGAAGAACTTTATAATGACACAACCTTGAGACACCAACTGAGCTTTGGCAGTACAGAAGAAAGTTATAATGTTGAAGAA AATGGGAACATGGCCAAGACCAGATCTGGATATTCTGAACAAAATGCATCTAACGGCATTAGTCCTGGGGTAGCTTCATGGGAGGATCCTTATAGTTTCAGAAATACATCACTGCCATCATCAAAAGGAACTGGTGAGGCCACCGAGAACCAAGTGCACAAGAGGTCTAACACAAACTGGTCTCTTGGTTCAGGATCAGATGGAAGTTTAAACAGCCTTGAAGATAGTCTTCCAAGATTCCAAGGACATTCGGATAACACCATTGAAAAGCTCAAAAGTGAAATCACTTCTCTAAAGCGGCAAGCTGAAGTATCAGACTTAGAGTTACAATCGCTTCGAAAGCAGATAGAAAAAGAAAGCACTCGGGGACAAAATCTGTCGAGACAAATTATCAGTCTCAGAGAGGAGAGAGATGTGTTCAAACTTAAGTATGAGAAGCTCCAGTCCCAGCAGAGTTACAATGATGAGAGCAAAGCTTCAAGAGCCTTGAAGTCTGAGATTGAAGATACTAGGATTCAGTTAGAGGCAGTTAAGGAAGAGCTTGTTTATGAGAAAGAAACGAGTGCCAATCTTCAGTTGCAACTGCACAAGACACAGAGCTCAAACTCGGAACTACTTTTGGCTGTGACAGACCTTGAAGCAATGCTGGAACAAAAGAATAAGGAAATGTCAGATCTTTCTACCAATGTGAAATCCCAAAACAGTACTAGTCAGCGTGGTCATGCTAGAGAATTAGATTTCTTGAGGCAGAAAATTGAAGATCAGAATGGCGAAATAAACATGTACTGCAAGCAAAATGAAGAGCTAAACGAGCATATAAAAGAGCTCACTTTGGAGTATGACCTTCTTAAGAAGGAAAATGTTGATATCACTTTGAGATTGAAGCAAGATGAAGTTCAGCACCttaagttacaaaatgaacattcaGCTTCTTTGGCTACAATACAACTCCTCGAATCACAAGTAGAAAGACTAGAAGAAAGGATAAAGATGCTGGAAGATGAACATTCAACATCATTGGTCTACATCAAGGAACTTGAAAATGAAGTTAAGTCTTTGGAGAAAGAACTGAAAATGCAGGAAGAGAAATTTGAAGACGATATGCGTGCTATCCAACGTGCGAAAGCTGAGCAGGAAGAACGAGCCAGCCAAGCCGAAGAGGCCTTGAAAAAGACAAGACACAATAATGCTGTTGCTTCAGAGCGGTTTCAGGAGGAATATAGATTGCTTTCTGTTGAAATGGCGGCCAAAGTTGAGGAGAATGAAAAGATGAATGACAAAGCAGCTGCTGAAGCTGATGAATTGCGGCAGAAGAACAGACTTATAGAAGAAATGCTCCAGAAATGCAACCAAGAGCTCAGGCTAATTTCAGATCAGCACGAATTGAAACAGCAAGAGCTATTGAAGCAGATAGATTCAAAAGGAAAAGCAATGGAACACATGTCACATGAATTAGAAGTTAAATCCAAACAACTTGAAGAAGCAAAAAGGCAAAGGGATGAAAAGGAGGCTGCATTTTCAAAGCAAATTCAGTTGCTTAGATCTCAGATTAAAACATTGTTGGCAGAGGAGTGCACATTGTCTAAATCCAAGCTAAAAAAGAACACAGCTGAGATGGTAAGGATAGATGCACAAACAACAAATGATGAGGAGATGGTGCTCAGCACCCTACTGTCAGAAGTGGAAATCTTTAAGGTGCAGCACAATGAAACAAAACAAAGTTTGCACAAAGAACAAGTGGAGAAAGAATGTATGAAGAAACAGATATCTCAATTAGAAGGAGAGTTGAAGAAGAAGGAAGCGGAGTTAAGTGCTATGGAGAAGAAGATCAGGAATAACAAAGGACGAGATTATGCCGCACCTCTTTCTTCTGCTAAGGCCCAGATTAAGAAATCAAAACCAGAAATTGAGAAG GGAACGGATGCGGGAAGCAAATCAGCTAAGAACCAAGATAGCGAGGTCCGAATGCATGAACTGTTGAATGAAGTATCAGCCCTTAAGGAAAAGAACAAGAACATGGAAAGCGAGCTGAAAGAAATGGAAGATAGATATTCAGAGATTAGTCTGAAATTTGCAGAGGTTGAGGGAGAAAGACAGCAGCTCGTTATGGCGGTACGCAATCTCAAGAATGGTAAGAAGAACTAG